From the genome of Gryllotalpicola protaetiae:
TGCCGAGCTGGGCGATGGTGCCGCCCGGCTTGAACAGCACGACCTGGTCGCCGAGCAGGAACGCCTCATCGATGTCGTGCGTGACGAACACGACGGTCTTGTCGAGCTCGTGCTGCAGTCGCTTCAGCTCGGTCTGCAGCTCGACGCGCACGAGGGGGTCGACGGCGCCGAACGGCTCGTCCATCAGAAGGATGTTGGGGTCGACGGCCAGCCCGCGCGCAACGCCGACGCGCTGCTGCTGGCCGCCGGAGAGCTGTGCCGGGTAGCGGTCCGCGAGTTTGGCGTCGAGCCCGACGACCGTCATCAGCTCGCGAGCGCGCGCCCTGGCATCCGCCCTCTTCTCGCCGCGCAGCACCGGAACGGTCGCGATGTTGTCGACCACCGTGCGGTGCGGCAGCAGGCCCGAGTTCTGCATGACGTAGCCGATCGAGCGGCGCAGGGCGACCGGCTCGCGCGTCGCGATGTCGTCGCCGTCGATGAGGATCGTGCCGCTCGTCGGGTCGACCATGCGGTTGATCATGCGCAGAACCGTTGTCTTGCCGCTGCCCGAAGAGCCGACGAACACGGTGATCTGCCGCGGCGGGATCACCAGGTCGAGCTCGGACACAGCCAGAGTGCCATCAGCGAAGCGCTTCGTGACGGCGCGGAATTCGATCACGGGTCAATCGGACCACGGACCACCGACACTGGCAATGCTGTACGCAATACGCGTACATGCCGCATGCCCGGCGATCAGCTGTAGTAGTTGCTCAGATATGCGCTGATGACGGCGCGGGCCTCGGTGATGTAGCGCTCTTCGCCCTCTGGGTTCGACACGAAGGCGCGACCGACGAGCGCGTCGCCGATCTCGATGGCGATCGCGACCCGGAACACGAGCTCGTCGCCGGCCGGCAGGCCGAAGTCGCCCGAGAGCACCTCTGCGAGGCCGTGCGAGAGCGGCACCGTGTCGCCTGAGAACTCACCGGTCGCGTCGTTTCCGCGCTCGTCATCGGCGAAGCGGATGATGCGGAAACCCGGCTCGGTGCGGTACATCGTCGCGACCGCGTCGATCGAGCATTCGACGGCCTCGAGCCACGTGCTCGGGTGCACCTCTTCGATGCGCTGCACCACGGCGACGCGGAAGCGGCCGATCGCGCGCTCGCGCAGACCCTGCAGGAGGGCGATGCGGTCGGGGAAATACCGATAGACGGTGCCGATCGATGCATCCGCCCGCTCGGCCACCATGGCGGTCGTGAGGCGGTCGAAGCCGATCTCGTCGACGACCGCGGCTGCTGCGTCCAGCAGAGCGTCGACCCGGGCGGCGCTGCGCTCCTGGATCGGCTCGGTGCGGACGAGCGCGGCGAGCGAGCGCTCCGGATCTTTGGCGAGATCGTGAATAGGCACGGAAGTAGTGTCCCCTTCGATTGCTTCTGCGCAACGATTCTAGACCGTCAATTCCTGACGGCCCCTCACATCCGCATTCCTGAGTCGGCGCGTCGCGCAGGCATGTCAGACTCGTTGCGATGTCAACGCCCGGCCCCCACCCGCACCGCGCAGCGCAGTTCGACGACGCAGTCAACCGCTACCGCGCACGGCGGGCAAGGGCCAAGGGATTCCTGCCGACGGTCGTCCCGTACGCCGGCTACGGCGCGCCGAAGTGGGCGCGCGTGCTCGGGCGCGTCGTGCTCGCGCAGGATCCGGTGCCGGGCACGAGGCTCGGCGGCCAGTACCGCAAGCGAGAGGAGAGCGTGCGCGGCTGGCGCAGCTTCACGAGCGTGCCGATCAGCGACGTGCCTGTGATCGCCGAGATCGACGGCGTCGAGCATGCGCTGACACCCGACCGCGGTGGGGTGATCGACCAGGTCGTTCCCGTCGAGCTCGCGCCGGGCCGCCACGAGATCCGGCTGCGCCCGCAGGGCCTCGAGACCGCGAGTTCCGCGACTCTGCTCATCGTCGGCCCCGAGACCGAGTTCGGCGTGGTCAGCGACATCGACGACACCGTGATGGTGACGTGGCTGCCGCGCCCGCTGCTCGCTGCGTGGAACACCTTCGTGCTCGACGAGCACGCGCGGGTGCCGACGCCAGGAATGCCGGTGCTCTACGAGCGCATCCGCTCCGAGCACCGCGGGGCGCCGTTCGTCTATCTCTCGACGGGCCCGTGGAACGTCGCCCCGACGCTACGTCGCTTCCTGACCCGCAACATGTTCCCGTCGGGCCCGCTGCTGCTCACCGACTGGGGCCCCACGCACGACCGCTTCTTCCGCAGCGGCCGGGTGCACAAGGAGCAGAATCTCGAGCGGCTCGCGAGCGAGTTCCCGCACATCAAGTGGTTGCTCTTCGGCGATGACGGGCAACACGACGAGGCGATCTACAGCAACTTCATCGCGCAGCATCCCGACTCGGTCGCCGCCGTCGCGATCCGCCAGCTCTACCCGACCGAGGCGGTGCTCGCGGGCGGCCGCTCGAAGGCCGAGCGGCACAGCGAGGCGGGTGGCGTGCCGTGGGTGTACGCACCGGATGGCACGAGCATCTACCGCCAGCTGCGCGACCTCGGCTTCGTGGGCGGGCACCACGACGAGGGCCGGCGCGTCTGAGCCGCGCCGCCTGCACCTCGAGGCCCTAGTGGCGTGCTTCCGCCGCTTCCACGCTGCTCGGTAGCGTTGAGACGTGCGCTACCTCGACTCGCTGCGCGCTTCCGCCCGCGTCCCGCTGCTGCAGGCGGCCAAGATGGCGCTCGCAACCATCGCCGCATGGATCCTCGCGGGTCTCCTGATCCCTGGCCAGCTGCCCGCCTTCGCCGGGATCGCCGCCCTGCTCGTCGTTCAGCCGAGCCTCAACCAGTCGCTGTCGCGGGCGATCGAGCGCAGCATCGGCGTCATCGCGGGCGTCTTGGTCGCCTATGTGGTCGGCATCGTGTTCGGCAGCGGCTACTGGGTCGTGCTGCTCTCGATCGTCGCGGCGATCGCCGTCACCTGGGCGCTTCGCCTGACGCCGACGACCTCGGTGCAGGTGCCGATCAGCGCGATGCTCGTGCTCTCGATCGGCGCGACGACGCCCGGTTACGCGGTCGATCGCATCGTCGAGACCGTGATCGGCGCGGCGGTCGGCCTCGTGGTCAACGTCTTCGTGGTGCCGCCCATCGCCATCCGGCCGGCGCGCGAGTCCGTCGACGCGCTGCTCGACGAGATCGCCGACCGCATCGACGCGATCGCGGGCGCGCTCACGGCACCCCAGACCCCGTCGCGTCTCGATGAGCTGCTCCTGCTCGCCCGGCTGCTGCGGCCCATGCTCGAGAAGACGGACGCCGCGCTGAAGGCCGCAGACGACTCGCTGTCGATCAACCCGCGGCGCAATCGCCACGAGCCCGGGCTGAGCGAGGCGGTGGCGCTGCGGGATCGCCTGGCCAGTCTCGTGTCGCGAACGGCCGCGATGACCCGCACCCTGCACGACCGCTATGTCGACGAGCTGCCGGCCGAGCCCACGATCGCCGCGCTCGCGGAGGAGACCAGGCGGGCGGCTCACGACCTCAGGCTGCTGCGGCTCGTGCCGCGAGCGGATGCCGAGGAATCCGTCCATGAGCAGACGGAGCCGCCTGCCCTCACCGCCCCGCTCACCGTCGCCCGTCCGGACTCGACGCACTGGATCCTGATCGGTTCGCTGCTCGAGGACCTGCGCCGCATCCGCGAGGAGATCACGGGCGAGGAGCTGGCGTAGCGCGCTGCGCGACGAGGAACTCGTCGCGGATTCCGAGCCAGGAGACGACGGCGCCCGCGGCGAGCAGCACCGCCAGCACGATGATCGTGCGCTGCAGGCCGGCGAGGTCGAGGTGCTCCCCCACGATCACACCGGCGCAGGCGATCGCGACCAGCCCGGCGACGCGGGCGACGGCGTTGTTGATCGCCGAGGCGATACCCGCCTGCGCCGGCGGGATCGCGCCGAGGACCGCCGAGGTGAGCGGTGCGACGGTCATCGCGATGCCGACGCCGACGATGACCGTGCCCGGGAGCAGCTGGGTCCAGTAGTCGAACGGATCCCTGATCAGCAGCATCGAGAGGAACCCGGCAGCGACGATCAGCGGGCCGGCCGTCATGAACCAGCGGGCGCCCACCTTGCCCGCCATGCTGCCGAACCGGCCGGCGAGCAGCAGCGCTGCGAGCGTCGACGGCACGAGGGCGAGACCGGCGAGCGACGCGGCGAGGTGCGCGACCTGCTGCAGGTACAGCCCGACCATGAGCGGGCCGAGCGAGAACGCCGCGTAGATCGCGAAGGTCGCGACATTGCCGACGGCGAAGTCGTGCGCGCGGAAGATGGCGAGCGGCAGCATCGGCTGCCGCGCGCGGCGCTCGACCATGACGAACGCGACGCCTGCGGCGACCCCGATGGCCGCAGAGACGAGCACCACGGCATCCGCCCACCCACGTGTGCCCTGTTCGATGAGGGCGAAGACCACGCCGCCGAGCGCGACGGCGCCGAGAACCGCGCCTGGCACGTCGACGCGCGCGCCGGGGCGGGCGTGCGCCTTCGGCAACCGGCTCAGCAGCGTCAGCGTGACGGCGATCGGCAGCACGTTCACGGCGAAGACCCACCGCCACGAGAGCGTGTCGACGAACACCCCGCCGAGGAACGGGCCGATCAGCATGGCGACGCCGGTCAACGCCGTCCAGCGCCCGATCGCCCGAGACTGCGCCTCGCCGTCGAACGCCGAGATGATCATCGCGAGCGAGCTCGGAACGAGCAGCGCGCCCGCCACGCCCTGCAGCGCGCGGGCGGCGATCAGCACGCCGGCGGTCGGCGCGATCGCGCAGAGCACGGATGCCGCGCCGAAGCCGATCAGCCCGATGAACAGCACCCGGGTGCGGCTGAACAGGTCGCTGAGCGACCCGGCCACGAGGATGAGAGCGCCGAGCGTCACCAGATAGGCGTCGACGACCCACTGCTGCAACGCGAGGCCGCCGCCGAGCTCGCGCTCGATCGCGGGCAGCGCGACGTTGACGATGCTGCCGTCGAGGAAGGCGACGAACGACGCGAGGATCGCCACCAGCAGGACCGTTCGCTGCGTCACGACCTCAGTCAAGCACCGCCTGCGCTCCGCGACTGCGTGTGACCCCCGTGCGGGGGTCGACAGGATTTGCGCTCGCCCGCGTGTTCCGCGCCTGCGCGCTGTGCCGTCGTTTGTATGGTTGCGTGCGTATGCGTAGGACGAGAGTGACCCTTGGCGCCCTCGCGGTCGCGGTTGCGGCCGTGCTGGTGGTCGGCATCGGCGCCGCCGGCCCCGCTGCGGCCGACGAACAGTGGCCCACCGAGGCCGAGGTGCAGGCGGCGAAGCAGGACGCCGCGTCTTCGAAGGCCGAATACGCCAAGATCCAGGGCCTGGTGCAACAGAACCAGGCGGTGGCGGTCTCGGCGGCCACGACGGCCCTCGAGAAGCAGAACGACTACGCGAAGGCCGAGCAGGCCCTCCAGGACGCGAGCGCGAAGGCGGCGAGCCTTGAGGCCCAGGCGGACGCCGCGAAGCAGGCCTCGACGTCGGCGAACCGCCGCTTCGGCTCGATCGCATCGCAGCTCTACGTCGCGGGTGGGAACAGCGGGTTGACCACGCAGTTGCTGCTGAACCGCGGCGACGCGAAGCAGTTGCTCGACAAGCTGAGCGCGATGAGCCGGCTCACCGGCCTCGCCGCAGGCCTGCGCGACCACGCGTCGCAGCAGGCGAACGTCGCAGCCTCGCTTTCGGCGGAGGCAGCCGACGCGCGGCAGGCGAGACAGAAGCTCGCGGGCGATGCGCAGACCGCCCTGAAGGCGGCCCAGGATGCGCAGAAGAAGGCGGACGACGCGCTTGCGACGTCGCAGGCGCAGAGCAAGACCGCGTATGCGCAGATGGCGGAGCTGCAGCAGCAGAGCGCGGCGATCCAGCAGAAGTACGCGGAGTACCAGGCGTACCTCGCGGCGCTCGCGGCGCAGCGCGCTGCGCAGGGCGACAGCTCATACCTGTACCAGGTGTCGCGGAGCATCACGCCCGACCCACCGGCCGCCAAGGCCTACGCGCAGTCGCAGATGGGCCGCTACAACTGGGACGGCACGCAGTACGACTGCCTGCTGCAGCTGTGGACGCACGAGTCCGGCTGGCGGGTGAACGCCTACAACACATCGAGCGCCGCGTACGGAATCCCGCAGGCGTGGCCTGGTCAGAAGATGGCGACGTACGGCTCCGACTGGATGACGAGCTACGTCACGCAGATCAACTGGGGCCTCGCCTACATCAAGAGCTCCTACGGGAATCCCTGCGGTGCGTGGTCGTTCGAACTGTCCCACACGCCGAACTGGTATTGAACTGACACAAAAACCCTTAACCGGTTCCGTGCATTAGTCGCCGGATTCAGGCATGATTCCTATGCCACTCTCAATGTCGAGGTGGCAGCGAGAGTGTTCTCGCTTTACACAGCAATCGAAGGAGAGCGCGACGTGAAGCGCAGCTCAATGGTTTCGCTCGCTGTTCTTGCATCCGCGGCAGCATTGGTGCTGGCAGGGTGTTCGGGCAACGGCGACAACAACAGCAAGTCCGGCTCGGCCGCAAAGGCATCGTCGAAGACGGCCTGCGTCATCCTTCCCGACGCAGCGTCCTCCCCCCGCTGGGAAGGCATGGACCGGCCAGACTTGAAGCAGGCGCTCGAAAGCGCCGGGTTCAAGACCGACATCCAGAACGCGCAGGGCGACACCAGCAAGTACGCGACCATCGCCGACCAGGAACTGTCGAAGGGCTGCGGCGTGATGCTGCTCGTCGACTACAACGGCGCAGGCGTCTCGGTCGCGAAGAAGGCCAAGGCGCAGGGCATCCCGGTCATCGCCTACGACCGCCCGATCGCCGGCGCCGACTACTACGTGTCGTTCGACAACGAGAAGGTCGGCGAGCTCGAGGGCCAGGCGATCGTCGACGGTCTCAAGGCCGAAGGCAAGGACCCGGCGACGGCGACCGTCGTCTACATGGGCGGCGACCCGACCGACGGCAACGCGAAGATGTTCCACGACGGCGCTGCCGAGGTGATGACCGCAGCAGGCATCAAGCCGGCGAAGGAGCCGCCGGGGGTCTGGGACGGCGCCAAGTCCGCGACGAACTTCGAGCAGGCGCTGACCGCGCTCGGCGGCAAGGTCGACGCGGTCTGGGTCGCGAACGACACCAACGCAGCCGGAGTCATCTCGGTCCTCGACAAGAACAACCTGAAGGTGCCGGTCTCCGGTCAGGACGCCTCGACCGAGGGTCTGCAGAACGTCCTTCTCGGCAAGCAGACCGGAACCGTGTGGAAGCACGTCCCCGACGAGGCGAAGGCCGCGAGCGACCTCGCGATCCAGCTGCTGAAGGGTCAGAAGCCGAGCGTCGACAAGAAGCTCGACGACGGCACGCCGTACATCGCGGTCACGCCCGTTCTCGTCGGCCCGAAGGACGTCGAGAAGGTCGTCCAGGCCGGTGACGCCAAGGCATCCGATCTCTGCACCGGAGCCGTCGCCGCCGCCTGCGCCACCTACGGCGTCAAGTAGCAGTAGTCGGACACGTCCAGGCGGAGGGGTCGGGGCGCCGGTGAACCCGGCCTCCGGCCCCTCCCCTGTTCCTTCGAAAGGATTCCCAAAAATGGAAACTCCCATCATCGAACTGACGGGGGTCGTCAAGAGCTTCGGGCCGGTGAACGTGCTGCGAGGCGTCGAGCTGCGCGCCTACCCGGGCAAGGTCACGGCCCTCGTCGGCGATAACGGTGCCGGCAAGTCGACGCTCATCAAGGGCCTCGCCGGCGTGCAGCCGTATGACGAGGGCGAGGTGCGGTTCGAGGGCAAGCCCGTCTCGCTCACGCATCCGCGCGACGCGGCGGAGCTCGGCATCGAGGTCGTCTATCAGGACCTCGCGCTGTGCGACAACCTCGACATCGTGCAGAACATGTTCCTCGGGCGCGAGGAGCTGGTGGCCGGCACCTTCGACGAGGGCAAGATGGAGCGCCAGAGCTCTGAGGTGCTGAGGTCCTTGAACGTCCGCACCGTCAAATCGGTGCGACAGAAGGTCGCGTCGCTCTCCGGCGGCCAACGCCAGACCGTCGCGATCGCGCGGGCGGTGCTCAAGAAGGCCAAGGTCGTCATCCTCGACGAGCCGACGGCAGCCCTCGGCGTCGCCCAGACGGAGCAGGTGCTTAACCTCGTCCAGCGCCTCGCCAGCCAGGGCGTCGCGGTCATCATCATCAGCCACAACCTCGCCGACGTCTTCAAGGTCGCCGACTACATCAGCGTGCTCTACCTCGGCACGATGGTCGCCGAGGTGCCCACCGCCGAGACCACCTACGACGACGTCGTCGGGTACATCACCGGCAGCAGGACGTACACCCCGAGCGGAGCCCGAGCATGAGCGCGCCTGACACCAATACGACCACGCTCCTTCCGGAGCCGACGAACGATCTCATCGGCAGCGGGCAGGAGGGCGGGCTCGGCCAGCAGATCCGCTCCTGGGGCTCGCGCGTGCGCCAGGGCGACATGGGGGCGCTGCCCGCCGTCGCCGGCTTCATCGTGCTCAGCATCCTGTTCGCCTTCCTGAGCCCCTACTTCCTGACCGAGCGCAACTTCGCCAACCTGCTCACCCAGTCGGCCGAGCTGGTGATGCTCGGCATGGCGCTCGTGTTCGTCATCCTGCTCGGCGAGATCGATCTCTCCGCCGGTGTGACCGGCGGCCTCACGATGTGCATCTGGATCGTCCTGACGGATGTCACGAAGCTGAACTGGTTCCTCGCGCTGCTCATCGCGTTCCTCGCGGGCATCGCGATCGGCTCGTTCATCGGCTTCTTCGTGGCACGCGTCGGCATTCCGTCGTTCGTCGTCACCCTGGGCCTGTTCCTCGGCTTCCAGGGTCTCGAGCTGATCATCATCGGTACCGGCGGCAACTACCAGGTGCAGACGCCGGCGATCGTCGCGCTCATGAACAGCAACCTGCCGGTCTGGGGTGGCTGGCTCATGCTCGCGGTGTTCGTCGCACTGTCGCTCGGAACCGCATTCTGGGACCGCAGCCGCCGGAAGGCCGCGAACGTGCCGAACGGGCCGCTCACGCTCGTGCTGATCAAGTCGGGCGCTCTGCTGGTGCTCGGCGGCATCGCAGTGTTCCTGCTCAGCCAGGATCGCTCAGCGTCGATCATCGCGGTTCGTGGCGTTCCGATCGTCGTGCCGATCGTGCTCGCCGTGCTCTGGATCGGCACTTTCGTGCTCGACCGCACGAAGTTCGGCCGCTACATCTACGCTGTCGGCGGCAACGCCGAGGCCGCGCGCCGCTCCGGCGTCAACGTCATCCTGATCCGGTTCCTCGTGTTCGTGATCTGCTCGTTCCTCGCGGTCGGATCCGGCCTGTTCACCGCGGGCCGTGTCGGCTCGGTCGATGCGACCGCCGGCAAGGACATCGTCCTGTCGGGTGTCGCGGCGGCGGTGGTCGGCGGCGTCAGTCTGTTCGGCGGGCGCGGCCGGCTCGTGCACGCCGCCGTCGGCGCGCTCGTCATCACGGTCATCACGAACGGTCTCGGGCTGCTGAACCTGCCGTCCGGCCTCAACAATGTGATCGCCGGCGCGGTTCTGATCCTCGCCGCGACGATCGACGCGCTCTCCCGGCTCCGCTCTGGGGGCAGCCTGTTCAGGCGATAGCCGCAGGGCACGAGAAGGCGCCGGTGGACTTACGAGTCGGCCGGCGCCTTCTCGTTCGCCTCGGCGAGTGCGCGCTCCACCGCCTCCTGCACCCGCTCGTCCTCGCGGAGCTTGGCACGGGCGCGTCGCCGTCGCTGCAGCAGCGCGCCGGCGACGGCGAGAGCCGCGATGACCAGAATGATGAGCAGCAGCCCCCACGGCACTGCGGCGCCGGTCGCCGTGGCCGAGACCGCAGGCAACGGGTTCGTCGAGCCCGATGCGTCGACGAACTTTGGGGTGACGCTCGTCGTCGCGGTGAACCAGAATGCCGCAGCGACGCCGTGGATCGGCACGGTCACCTTCCAGCTCTCCCCCGGCAGCAGGCTGGGCGGGGCCGCGACATGCGCCGCCTTCGCGTGGAACAGGCCGAACGGCCCGCTCGCGGCGACCGACTGTGCGGCATCCATCGTCGTGTTGCCGGTGTTGCGGATCGTGTAGCTGAGCGTCGCGTCGCCGCTGGCGAAGGGGTTCAGGCCGCCGCGCCAGTGCGCGTGCGCGTCGGTGACGGCGAGCGCGGGCTGCAGCTCACCGCTGACGCGCAGTGAGATGCGGATGCCGAGACGCCGGTCGACCGCGATGCCCTGCGCCTGGTCGGGCTGGGTCAGCGTGGTGACGATGCCGCCGGCATAGTCACCCGGCGCACTGCCCTTCGGCACACTGATGGTGAACGGCACCTCGGCGGTCGCCCCCGGTGCGACGGCGACCGATTGAGCGGATGCCTGTGCCCATGCCCCCACCCCGTGCTGCCTCTGGTCTGCGCGCAGCAGATCGAGCTGCCCTGCGCCGGTCGTGAACCCGTCGGCGGCGTACACGCCGAGCTCGAGGGGCTCGTCGCCCTGGTTCGCCACCGTGATCGCGTCGGTGAGAGAGCCGCCCGGGCTCACGGTGTAGTGAAAGCTCGTTCGGGCGGCGCCGTAGTCGTTCGAAGCCGTCCGCACCGCCCAGGTGACGTCGTCGCCCGCGGCGTCGGCGGCGGGCGCGACGAGAAGTGTGATGGCCGCCGTGAGCGCGGCGGTGGCGAGGGCGATGGCCTTTTTCGCGTGCATGGGGGTCCTGGGTTTCCGGGTCGAGAACGGCGAAGGCCCGGTGCGGGCGGGTGTGCGTGCCCCACCCGCACCGGGTCGTCGGTTTCGGCTTCTGGGCGAGGGCTACTCGCTCAGAGCCGTGATGGTGAGCGTGCCGCGGTAGCTGCCCTTGCTCACGCTGGTCGGGACTTTGAGGTCCAGATCCGCGCCGAGCTTGGCGGTGCCGCGCGCGTGACCCTGTGCCGCCGAGCCGAGACCGCGCGAGACGGACAGGCCGTCACCGCCGTCGAAGCCCGACTGCACGGGCTGTCCCGCCGCGGCGCCCGCGCCGCTCTGGGCGAGCGCCGGCGACCAGCCGAGGTACTTCCCCGAGAAGGTGTTGGCGCCGTCGCGGAAGTCGGTCACGCTGGCCGAGATCGACCAAGGCGCGAGAGAGCGGCGGGTGTCGGTGACTGCGATCGGGTTGATCTCGCCCTGCGCCTCGAAGTAGTCGCCGAGGCTCTCGGTCGCGGTGCCCAGGTTCACGAGGCCATTGCGGCCATCGATCGTCCAGCCGAAGTCGCCGGGGGCGGTTTCGGGCAACGTCACCTGGATGTCCTGGCCATTGCCGTGGTTCGGGTGGATCGTCACCGCGTCCACGATCGACCCGACGGGCTGGGCTGGTGACGCGCCGCTGTTCGGGCCGCACCACGGGACATTGCCGCGCTCGACCGCGGCGTTGGGCGCCGCGCAGGTGCCGCTGCGGATGTCCTGCACGACCAGCTGGTCGGGCTGCACCGACACCTTCACGTACGTGCGCACGTGCTCCTGGTTCTCGACCGAGTTGTACCAGTAGTCCTGCGGCTTCAGGGGGTCGGCGCCGTTGCCTGCGCCGCTCGTCCCGCTGTTGTCCGGCGTGGTGAGATCGTAGTACTTCGAGCCCGATGCCGAGTTCGCGGTCACGTACACGACGCCGCCGGGGCCCGTGAACACGTCGGCGTCGCCGGGCTGCTCGTCCGGGTTCGCCTTCGCGCCGTTCTTGATCTCGTAGCTGCGCGAGTAGCTGTGGTCGTGGCCCTGCAGCACAAGGTCGACGCCGAGGCGGGAGAACGTGGTCGGGAAGTCCACGCGGCGCACCTTGTTGTCGGCGTCCTTCGCGTGGTCGGCCGGCGAGTAGATGGCGTGGTGGTAGACGAGGACCGTGTACTTCGCGTCGCCGCCGTGCTGGTTCACGACGGAGGTGACGTACGCGAGGTGTGCGGCGTCGCCGCCGCCTCCCTGCGAGGTGGCGTAGCTGTTGCTGTTCAGGTCGATGAACAGCACGTCCTTGTAGATGTACCAGTAGTCCCCGCCTGAGCTGGCGCCGCTCGGCTTGCCGTCCACGTAGTACGCCGCACTGCGGTCGGTGTTCGGCGTGGCGAGGTGCTGCTCGTACGCTTTGCCGCCGACGTCGTGGTTTCCGATGGTCGCCGCCCACGGGTACTGGCGCAGCTTGTCCGAGCCGAGGAACGCGTCCCACTGGGACTCCGTGTTCGCGGTCTCGACCTGGTCGCCGCCCGAGACGAGCAGCTCGGCGTTGGGGTTCGCGGCGAGCGACACATCGAGCGTGTCGGCCCAGCCTGCGCCGTCCTTCGCGGTGTCGCCCGACGAGCCGATCTGCGGGTCGCCGTAGAACAGGAAGTCGAACGGGCCGTCGAAGGACTGCGTCTTGAAGGCGTACGTCGTCGACCAGTTGCCGTCGCTGCCGACGCGGTAGGAGTACTGCGTGTTCTCCTGCAGCCCGTCGAGTGTGGCGTGGCGGTTGAAGCCGCCGCTCGAGGCGATGTTCGCCGCCCCGAGCGCTGCGAAGCTCGCCGCCCCGGCAGGGAAGTCGCCGTTCACCAGTGCGCTGGTGGGGGCGAGCTGCACCGACTGGGCGGTGTCGGCGGAGGAGTACCAGGTGACGATGCGCTGGGACTCCGAGGCGCCGACGCCCAGGATGATGCCGGTGAGGTTGGCGGGGGCCGCGTCGGCTGCGAAGGCAGGCGCGACGGCGACACCGCCGAGGGCGCAGGTCGCGCCGAGCGCGACTGCGGAGAGGAACACGGTCGCTCGGCGGCGGCCGCGGCGCAGCATGTGCGTTGCCGCGGTGTGTGGCATGGGTTGATCCGTTCTCTTCGATGGGGTGGAACTTCTCAGGGGAAAAGAGATCTTGGGCGCCTCACAGGCCGAGAACGCGTTGGACGAACCAGACGAGGCCGGCGATGGAGACTCCGGTTGCGATCACGACGGTCACCCAGATAAAGAGGCGGGGTGAGCGGTGCCGCAGGAGGGCGAGCAGCGGGAAGACGAGCGCGATGATCGAGAGCTGCACGACCTCGATGCCGACGTTGAAGACGAGCAGCGACCACAGCAGGGTCCACGACCAGGGCTCGTCGATGCCGAGC
Proteins encoded in this window:
- a CDS encoding ATP-binding cassette domain-containing protein, giving the protein METPIIELTGVVKSFGPVNVLRGVELRAYPGKVTALVGDNGAGKSTLIKGLAGVQPYDEGEVRFEGKPVSLTHPRDAAELGIEVVYQDLALCDNLDIVQNMFLGREELVAGTFDEGKMERQSSEVLRSLNVRTVKSVRQKVASLSGGQRQTVAIARAVLKKAKVVILDEPTAALGVAQTEQVLNLVQRLASQGVAVIIISHNLADVFKVADYISVLYLGTMVAEVPTAETTYDDVVGYITGSRTYTPSGARA
- a CDS encoding sugar ABC transporter permease translates to MSAPDTNTTTLLPEPTNDLIGSGQEGGLGQQIRSWGSRVRQGDMGALPAVAGFIVLSILFAFLSPYFLTERNFANLLTQSAELVMLGMALVFVILLGEIDLSAGVTGGLTMCIWIVLTDVTKLNWFLALLIAFLAGIAIGSFIGFFVARVGIPSFVVTLGLFLGFQGLELIIIGTGGNYQVQTPAIVALMNSNLPVWGGWLMLAVFVALSLGTAFWDRSRRKAANVPNGPLTLVLIKSGALLVLGGIAVFLLSQDRSASIIAVRGVPIVVPIVLAVLWIGTFVLDRTKFGRYIYAVGGNAEAARRSGVNVILIRFLVFVICSFLAVGSGLFTAGRVGSVDATAGKDIVLSGVAAAVVGGVSLFGGRGRLVHAAVGALVITVITNGLGLLNLPSGLNNVIAGAVLILAATIDALSRLRSGGSLFRR
- a CDS encoding WxL protein peptidoglycan domain-containing protein produces the protein MHAKKAIALATAALTAAITLLVAPAADAAGDDVTWAVRTASNDYGAARTSFHYTVSPGGSLTDAITVANQGDEPLELGVYAADGFTTGAGQLDLLRADQRQHGVGAWAQASAQSVAVAPGATAEVPFTISVPKGSAPGDYAGGIVTTLTQPDQAQGIAVDRRLGIRISLRVSGELQPALAVTDAHAHWRGGLNPFASGDATLSYTIRNTGNTTMDAAQSVAASGPFGLFHAKAAHVAAPPSLLPGESWKVTVPIHGVAAAFWFTATTSVTPKFVDASGSTNPLPAVSATATGAAVPWGLLLIILVIAALAVAGALLQRRRRARAKLREDERVQEAVERALAEANEKAPADS
- a CDS encoding purple acid phosphatase family protein; protein product: MPHTAATHMLRRGRRRATVFLSAVALGATCALGGVAVAPAFAADAAPANLTGIILGVGASESQRIVTWYSSADTAQSVQLAPTSALVNGDFPAGAASFAALGAANIASSGGFNRHATLDGLQENTQYSYRVGSDGNWSTTYAFKTQSFDGPFDFLFYGDPQIGSSGDTAKDGAGWADTLDVSLAANPNAELLVSGGDQVETANTESQWDAFLGSDKLRQYPWAATIGNHDVGGKAYEQHLATPNTDRSAAYYVDGKPSGASSGGDYWYIYKDVLFIDLNSNSYATSQGGGGDAAHLAYVTSVVNQHGGDAKYTVLVYHHAIYSPADHAKDADNKVRRVDFPTTFSRLGVDLVLQGHDHSYSRSYEIKNGAKANPDEQPGDADVFTGPGGVVYVTANSASGSKYYDLTTPDNSGTSGAGNGADPLKPQDYWYNSVENQEHVRTYVKVSVQPDQLVVQDIRSGTCAAPNAAVERGNVPWCGPNSGASPAQPVGSIVDAVTIHPNHGNGQDIQVTLPETAPGDFGWTIDGRNGLVNLGTATESLGDYFEAQGEINPIAVTDTRRSLAPWSISASVTDFRDGANTFSGKYLGWSPALAQSGAGAAAGQPVQSGFDGGDGLSVSRGLGSAAQGHARGTAKLGADLDLKVPTSVSKGSYRGTLTITALSE